A genomic window from Rhizobium sp. 007 includes:
- a CDS encoding efflux transporter outer membrane subunit — MRYISLKSLSFATRPALAALVLGTGMSGCTLATEHPELGLNIPDKYREQQTRAPDAAVPALEWWRGFRSQELTSLMEDAQTRNLDVAAAIAQIAQADAQVGVSGAALLPTVTGTAMAERVRDPGGAGMSSQFNLGLTGSYMVDFWGKNRASLYAAEESATVARYNREVVTLTTMVTVANTYFQILAAQDQLRIARHDLGAAERILGLIKQQFNAGTASQLDLSQQEALVSTQRASIPPLEVTLRQNIAALAVLVARAPVNFKVLGGSTTQIAVPRVTPGLPSELLNQRPDIRQAEAQLASSNFSVEAARAAFFPQIPLTGQTGFQSAALASLFGPGAWFYTLAANMTQPIFDGFLLESQLKQAKGVQLENLQAYRKAVLSAFADVEKALVALQQFTLQEGLQTKVVTSSRRAFDVAETQLRAGTVNQITVLQTQQTLFTAENTLVQVRLSKLLAVSSLFQALGGGWTPQKALPSLQPSTPANVPS; from the coding sequence ATGCGTTACATTTCGTTGAAGTCGCTGTCTTTTGCCACCAGGCCCGCTCTCGCCGCGCTTGTGTTAGGCACGGGAATGTCCGGCTGCACTCTCGCCACCGAGCATCCCGAACTCGGTCTTAATATCCCCGACAAATATCGCGAGCAACAGACGCGCGCGCCCGATGCCGCCGTTCCGGCGCTGGAGTGGTGGCGGGGTTTTCGCTCCCAAGAGCTGACTTCGCTGATGGAGGACGCGCAGACCCGTAATCTCGATGTCGCGGCCGCCATCGCCCAGATCGCCCAAGCGGACGCCCAGGTCGGGGTTTCGGGGGCTGCGCTGCTGCCGACAGTCACCGGAACGGCGATGGCAGAGCGGGTCCGTGACCCAGGAGGTGCCGGCATGTCTTCGCAGTTCAATCTAGGGCTCACCGGGAGTTATATGGTCGATTTTTGGGGAAAGAACCGCGCCTCGCTCTATGCCGCCGAAGAAAGTGCAACCGTCGCTCGCTACAATCGCGAAGTGGTGACGCTGACGACGATGGTGACGGTCGCGAACACTTATTTCCAGATTTTGGCCGCCCAGGATCAATTGCGCATCGCCCGCCATGATCTTGGCGCGGCCGAGCGCATCCTTGGTCTCATCAAGCAGCAGTTCAACGCCGGAACAGCATCGCAACTTGATCTGTCGCAGCAGGAGGCGCTGGTGTCGACGCAGCGTGCATCGATTCCTCCGCTCGAGGTGACGTTGCGGCAGAACATCGCGGCGTTAGCTGTGCTGGTGGCGCGTGCGCCTGTCAATTTTAAGGTGCTCGGCGGATCGACCACGCAAATCGCCGTTCCGCGCGTCACTCCGGGCTTGCCATCGGAACTGCTCAACCAGCGCCCGGATATTCGGCAGGCCGAGGCACAGCTTGCCTCCTCCAACTTCAGTGTGGAAGCGGCGCGCGCGGCGTTCTTCCCGCAAATCCCGTTGACGGGTCAAACCGGCTTCCAAAGTGCGGCGCTCGCGTCGCTGTTCGGGCCGGGGGCCTGGTTCTACACTCTTGCTGCAAACATGACGCAGCCGATCTTCGATGGCTTCCTGCTGGAGAGCCAGCTCAAGCAGGCAAAGGGCGTGCAGCTGGAGAACCTGCAGGCCTATCGCAAGGCCGTACTGTCGGCATTCGCCGACGTCGAAAAAGCGCTGGTTGCCCTTCAGCAATTCACCCTGCAGGAGGGGTTGCAAACCAAAGTCGTTACCAGTTCCCGCCGGGCCTTCGACGTAGCGGAAACCCAGTTGCGCGCCGGCACCGTCAATCAGATCACCGTATTGCAGACGCAGCAGACGCTCTTTACCGCCGAGAATACCTTGGTGCAGGTGCGGCTGTCGAAGCTGCTGGCGGTCAGCAGCCTATTTCAGGCTTTGGGTGGCGGTTGGACGCCGCAGAAGGCGCTGCCGTCGTTGCAGCCATCAACGCCCGCGAATGTTCCGTCGTAG
- a CDS encoding efflux RND transporter periplasmic adaptor subunit — protein sequence MIVDGCAHSAADCPICCACKKAPLTREIAVVPKADASRCGGPAKGGHQSFFPVPTKRYPLSNSLKVGFAMAEPELSKKPRHPASRTGSGLLVLLLAVTGAGTLWFRHDDQTIAAIPPPDPAVPVHVETVMRTDVPIYLSGLGTVQAFNTVTVKTQVDGTLQDVRFREGQAVRKGDVLAVVDPRPFQDTYNEALAKLNQDQVNLANAKVTLDRDVKIVGQSITQQTLDNQRATYNQLAAQVEQDQAAKSDAATQLSYTQITSPLDGRTGIRLVDQGNIVHATDTTGLVVITQTQPISVISTLPEDDLPGLQAALNGGTVAVTALTKDGTKLGDGTLTLIDNEIDQTTGTVRLKSSFPNKSETLWPGQFVELRVRQQLQHDATTVSSSAVQRGPAGFFVYVVKADNTVEARPVTIGQVANGRASVATGLTPGERVVTSGQYRLEPGIKVVAQDDIKQLTAASQKG from the coding sequence ATGATCGTCGATGGGTGCGCACATTCCGCGGCCGATTGCCCTATCTGCTGCGCCTGCAAAAAGGCGCCTCTGACCCGTGAGATCGCTGTGGTGCCGAAAGCCGATGCCAGCCGTTGCGGCGGCCCGGCGAAAGGCGGGCACCAAAGCTTCTTCCCCGTGCCGACCAAAAGATATCCGTTGTCCAACAGCCTAAAGGTAGGCTTTGCCATGGCCGAACCAGAACTTTCCAAAAAACCCCGCCACCCCGCGAGCCGTACTGGTTCCGGCCTTCTTGTCCTTTTGTTGGCGGTCACCGGCGCCGGCACACTGTGGTTCAGACATGACGATCAGACCATTGCCGCCATTCCGCCGCCGGACCCGGCAGTTCCCGTGCATGTCGAAACGGTCATGAGGACGGACGTTCCGATTTACCTTTCGGGGCTCGGAACGGTCCAGGCTTTCAACACCGTAACCGTAAAAACCCAGGTCGACGGAACATTGCAGGACGTCCGCTTCCGGGAAGGCCAGGCGGTTAGGAAAGGCGATGTTCTGGCGGTAGTCGACCCCCGTCCGTTCCAGGATACGTATAACGAGGCTCTGGCCAAGCTCAACCAGGACCAGGTCAATCTTGCGAATGCCAAAGTGACCCTCGATCGGGACGTAAAAATCGTTGGCCAGAGCATCACGCAGCAGACGCTGGACAACCAGCGCGCCACTTATAACCAGCTGGCGGCGCAGGTGGAGCAGGACCAGGCTGCAAAAAGCGATGCGGCCACGCAGCTATCGTATACGCAGATCACGTCTCCTCTGGATGGGCGCACCGGCATTCGGCTGGTCGATCAGGGCAATATTGTGCACGCCACTGATACGACCGGATTGGTCGTTATCACGCAGACCCAGCCGATTTCGGTGATATCGACTCTGCCCGAGGACGACCTTCCGGGATTACAGGCCGCATTGAACGGCGGCACAGTCGCGGTCACCGCGTTGACGAAGGATGGCACCAAACTCGGTGATGGAACATTGACTTTGATCGATAACGAGATCGATCAGACCACCGGCACCGTTCGCCTGAAGTCCAGCTTCCCCAACAAAAGTGAAACCCTGTGGCCGGGTCAATTCGTTGAGCTGCGCGTACGTCAGCAGCTGCAACATGATGCCACTACGGTGTCCTCCTCCGCCGTGCAGAGGGGTCCGGCCGGCTTCTTCGTCTACGTCGTAAAGGCCGACAACACCGTGGAGGCGCGGCCGGTAACGATAGGACAGGTCGCGAACGGCCGCGCAAGCGTGGCAACCGGACTGACCCCGGGGGAGCGTGTGGTGACATCCGGTCAGTACCGCCTCGAACCCGGTATAAAGGTCGTCGCCCAGGATGACATCAAACAGTTGACAGCCGCCAGCCAAAAAGGTTGA
- a CDS encoding efflux RND transporter permease subunit, whose protein sequence is MSLSTPFIRRPVATTLLTLGLAVAGAIAFLKLPVSPLPDVDFPTISVQAILPGGSPQDVATTVASPLERHLGQIADVTEMTSSSSVGSTRINLQFGLNRDINGAARDVQAAINAARADLPVSLRANPTYRKVNPADAPILILSLTSDTLRRGMLYDAASTVLAQKLSQVEGVGEVIVGGGSLPAVRVELIPQALYKYGIGLEDVRAALASANAHSPKGAIDVGPQRYQIYANDQAIRSEDYKSLIIAYRNGAAVRLADVGEVTDSVENLRNDGLANGKPSILVTLFRQPGANIIGIVDRVKAQLPQLRASVSPAIDIDVAVDRSTTIRSSLRDVERTLIIAILLVIMVVFAFLRSWLATLVPVVAVSVSLVATFAAMYLMGYSLDNLSLMALTVATGFVVDDAIVVLENVTRHIEAGMSRLDAALVGAKEVGFTVLSMSVSLIAVFIPVLLMGGIIGRLFREFAVTISVAILISLAVSLSTTPMMCAVLLRKDHGPHGRIYQAGERYFEALLNGYRRTLAVALRHPRSVMLILAAVLGLNFYLYDIIPKGFFPQQDTGRLVGSIQADQSISFQLMQQKLAQFVSIVKKDPAVETVVGFTGNGQTNSGNVFVSLRPLIERKISADRVIGRLRRELAVVPGATLFLQAVQDIRAGGRSSNAQYQYTLQGSTFEELNEWSPKIAAALQSVPVLADVNSDQQNKGLESDLVIDRDTAARLGITVNQIDNTLYDAFGQRQVSTIYAARNQYHVIMEVAPRFWQNPETLKDVYVSAAGGSVGGSQATNAVAGTFVAAGQASSINTVAADEERNLATNSIGATGRSASSTGSAVSTDQEPMVPLSGVAHFAQGSTPLAVNHQGLLVANTISFNLAPNVSLSMAVAAIEATMNRIGVPATIHGSFQGTAKVFQDSLRNQPYLILAAMVTIYIVLGILYESFFHPVTILSTLPSAGVGALLALMAFHTEFSIMALIGVILLIGIVKKNAIMMIDFALDAERTRGLTSVEAIYEACLLRFRPIMMTTAAALLGAVPLVIGTGEGSELRRPLGIAIVGGLILSQILTLYTTPVIYLYVDRLRLWCRRASVTPSASGSAFPPGE, encoded by the coding sequence GTGAGCCTGTCGACCCCCTTCATTCGCCGGCCCGTAGCCACGACGCTTCTGACATTAGGATTAGCGGTTGCGGGAGCCATCGCATTTCTCAAGCTGCCGGTATCGCCGTTGCCGGACGTCGATTTCCCGACCATTTCGGTGCAGGCAATATTGCCCGGCGGGAGCCCTCAGGACGTGGCAACCACGGTCGCCAGTCCGCTAGAGCGGCATCTCGGTCAAATTGCCGATGTTACCGAAATGACCTCATCGAGCTCGGTGGGCTCCACGCGCATCAATCTGCAGTTCGGCCTCAATCGGGACATTAATGGCGCCGCACGCGACGTTCAGGCTGCCATCAACGCGGCGCGCGCCGATTTGCCGGTGAGCCTGCGCGCCAATCCCACCTACCGCAAGGTCAACCCGGCAGACGCCCCGATCCTGATCCTGAGCCTAACATCCGATACTCTGAGGCGCGGCATGCTCTATGATGCCGCCTCCACGGTCTTGGCGCAGAAGCTGTCCCAGGTCGAGGGGGTAGGCGAGGTCATCGTAGGCGGGGGTTCGCTGCCCGCGGTCAGAGTCGAACTCATTCCTCAGGCGCTCTACAAATACGGCATCGGTCTGGAGGACGTGCGCGCGGCGCTCGCTAGCGCCAATGCGCACAGCCCAAAAGGTGCAATCGATGTCGGGCCGCAGCGATATCAGATTTATGCCAACGATCAGGCCATCCGATCGGAGGATTACAAGTCGCTGATCATTGCCTACCGCAACGGGGCCGCGGTGCGCCTTGCGGACGTCGGCGAAGTTACGGACTCAGTCGAGAATCTCCGAAACGACGGCCTCGCCAACGGCAAGCCGTCCATCCTGGTAACTCTATTCAGGCAACCCGGCGCCAACATCATCGGCATCGTCGACCGCGTGAAGGCGCAGCTGCCACAGCTGCGCGCCTCTGTTTCTCCCGCGATCGATATCGACGTCGCCGTCGACCGCTCGACGACCATCCGGTCGTCGCTACGGGATGTCGAGCGCACGCTGATCATCGCCATCTTGCTGGTGATCATGGTGGTGTTCGCATTCCTGCGAAGCTGGCTGGCCACCCTCGTGCCTGTAGTGGCCGTCTCGGTCTCGCTGGTCGCAACCTTCGCGGCCATGTACCTCATGGGCTACAGCCTCGACAATCTCTCGCTGATGGCGCTCACGGTGGCGACCGGCTTCGTCGTGGACGACGCCATTGTCGTGCTCGAAAACGTCACGCGCCATATCGAGGCGGGAATGTCACGATTGGACGCCGCGCTGGTCGGCGCGAAGGAGGTCGGTTTCACTGTGCTGTCGATGAGCGTGTCGCTCATTGCGGTTTTCATCCCTGTCCTGTTGATGGGCGGTATCATTGGCCGGCTGTTTCGAGAATTTGCCGTCACCATCTCGGTCGCAATACTGATCTCATTGGCGGTTTCGCTTTCGACCACGCCTATGATGTGCGCGGTATTGCTCCGCAAGGATCATGGCCCGCATGGACGGATATATCAGGCGGGCGAGCGCTACTTTGAAGCATTGCTGAACGGCTACCGCCGGACCCTTGCCGTTGCGTTGCGCCATCCGCGATCGGTGATGCTGATCCTGGCTGCAGTCCTGGGCCTGAATTTTTATCTCTACGATATCATCCCGAAGGGGTTCTTTCCGCAGCAGGATACCGGACGGCTGGTCGGGTCGATCCAGGCAGATCAGAGCATTTCGTTTCAATTGATGCAGCAGAAGCTCGCGCAATTCGTCTCCATCGTCAAAAAGGATCCCGCAGTCGAGACGGTAGTCGGCTTCACTGGCAACGGGCAGACCAACTCCGGCAATGTCTTTGTGTCATTGCGGCCGCTCATCGAGCGCAAGATCTCCGCCGATCGGGTCATTGGCCGTCTGCGGCGAGAGCTCGCCGTGGTGCCGGGGGCCACGCTGTTTCTGCAGGCTGTGCAGGATATTCGCGCCGGCGGGCGCTCCAGCAATGCGCAGTATCAGTACACACTGCAGGGCTCGACGTTCGAAGAGCTCAATGAATGGAGCCCGAAGATCGCGGCCGCGCTTCAGAGCGTGCCGGTTCTCGCCGACGTCAACAGCGATCAGCAGAACAAGGGACTCGAATCCGACCTGGTGATCGATCGGGACACCGCTGCCAGGCTTGGGATCACGGTCAACCAAATCGACAATACGCTCTATGACGCGTTTGGGCAGCGCCAGGTCTCGACCATCTACGCCGCCCGCAATCAGTACCACGTCATCATGGAGGTTGCGCCGCGGTTTTGGCAAAATCCCGAGACGCTGAAGGATGTTTACGTCAGCGCGGCGGGTGGCTCGGTCGGCGGGTCGCAGGCGACCAATGCGGTGGCGGGTACTTTCGTGGCCGCGGGGCAAGCGTCCTCGATCAACACGGTTGCCGCGGATGAAGAACGCAATCTCGCCACCAATTCGATTGGCGCCACCGGCCGCAGCGCCTCGTCAACCGGCTCGGCGGTCAGTACCGACCAAGAGCCGATGGTTCCGTTGTCGGGCGTTGCTCATTTCGCGCAAGGATCAACTCCGCTCGCCGTTAACCATCAGGGCCTGCTGGTCGCGAACACGATCTCGTTCAACCTTGCGCCCAATGTCTCGCTGAGCATGGCCGTTGCCGCGATCGAGGCGACGATGAACCGGATCGGCGTACCGGCGACGATCCATGGTTCCTTTCAGGGCACCGCCAAGGTTTTCCAGGATTCGCTCAGAAATCAGCCCTATCTTATCTTGGCTGCGATGGTGACGATCTACATCGTGCTCGGCATTCTTTACGAAAGTTTCTTCCACCCGGTCACGATTCTCTCGACCTTGCCGTCTGCGGGCGTCGGTGCGCTACTGGCGTTGATGGCGTTCCACACCGAGTTCAGCATCATGGCCTTGATCGGCGTCATCCTGCTGATCGGCATTGTGAAGAAGAATGCGATCATGATGATCGATTTCGCGCTCGACGCAGAGCGCACGCGGGGGCTAACGTCCGTCGAAGCGATCTACGAAGCCTGTTTGCTGCGCTTCAGGCCGATCATGATGACGACTGCGGCCGCCTTGCTAGGCGCGGTGCCGCTTGTGATCGGCACGGGGGAGGGCAGCGAGTTGCGGCGGCCGCTCGGCATCGCGATCGTTGGCGGCCTCATCCTCAGCCAGATCCTGACGCTTTATACAACACCGGTAATTTATCTGTATGTGGACCGATTGAGGCTTTGGTGTCGGCGCGCCAGCGTAACGCCGTCCGCGAGCGGCTCGGCATTTCCACCGGGCGAATGA
- a CDS encoding MdtB/MuxB family multidrug efflux RND transporter permease subunit, with protein sequence MNPSQPFILRPVATTLLMIAVMLSGMVAFRFLPVAALPEVDYPTIQVQTFYPGASPDVMTSSVTAPLEVQLGQMPNLNEMSSVSSAGASVITLQFGLSISLDVAEQEVQAAINAAGNLLPADLPAPPIYAKVNPADAPILTLGLTSATMPLTQVEDFVDTRLAQKISQLPGVGLVNISGGQRPAVRVRADIRKLAAYGLNIDDLRTTLGNANSNSPKGNFDGPMRAYTINANDQIRNAADYKSLVIAYKNGSPVRLSDIGDVVDGPQNDKLGAWMNKTPAIILNIQRQPGANVISVVDGIKALLPQLQATLPAAVDVTVLTDRTTTIRASVQDVEYELVLAVILVVLVIFAFLRSARATLIPSLSVPLSLVGTLGCMYLFGFTLNNLSLMALTIATGFVVDDAIVVIENISRYVEDGVPPLQAALRGSEQIGFTIISLTVSLIAVLIPLLFMGDVVGRLFREFAVTLSVTILISAVVSLTLVPMACAKLLKHAGEAHENAFQRYSRRAFGGIIATYGRVLNWMLDRQTFVLLVALATFALTGLLYVVIAKGFFPLQDTGVIQAISEAPQSVSYATMAERQQQLAGVILQDPDVESLSSFIGVDGTNTTANNGRILINLKPRDQRKSDITTVMQRLKSSTGSLGGITLYMQPVQDLTIEGTVSRTQYQFILQDADSAQLAQWTPKLVERLRQLPELADVTSDASEHGLSVFVDVDRDQAARFGITPATIDNALYDSYGQRIVSTIFTNSNQYRVILEADPSQQRSLQSLSAIYLPSSVGTALVPLSVVATMREETAPLQVSHLGQFPASTISFNLAPGASLGEAMTAIKQAQADIGLPQSVISSFQGAAQAFQASLSNQLLLILAAIVTVYIVLGVLYESFIHPLTILSTLPSAGIGALLALMAAGDDLTIVAIIGVILLIGIVKKNAIMMIDFALNAERNEGKSPREAIHQACLLRFRPILMTTLAAVLGALPLILGPGAGSELRHPLGITIVGGLLVSQLLTLFTTPVIYLWFDRLAARFSAPSAEMGRAGEGN encoded by the coding sequence ATGAATCCGTCGCAGCCGTTCATACTGCGGCCGGTAGCAACCACGCTGCTGATGATCGCAGTCATGCTATCCGGCATGGTCGCATTTCGATTCTTGCCAGTCGCAGCGTTGCCGGAAGTGGACTATCCAACCATCCAGGTGCAGACCTTCTATCCTGGCGCAAGCCCAGATGTGATGACATCGTCAGTCACCGCCCCCCTGGAGGTGCAGTTGGGGCAGATGCCCAACCTCAACGAGATGAGTTCGGTAAGTTCGGCCGGGGCATCGGTCATCACACTCCAGTTTGGCTTGAGTATTTCGCTCGATGTCGCTGAACAGGAGGTGCAGGCCGCTATCAATGCGGCAGGCAATCTATTGCCCGCAGATCTGCCAGCGCCGCCGATCTATGCCAAAGTGAATCCCGCCGATGCGCCGATTCTGACACTTGGGTTGACGTCTGCCACGATGCCGCTCACGCAGGTGGAGGACTTCGTCGACACCCGTCTGGCGCAGAAGATCTCCCAGCTTCCCGGCGTCGGACTTGTCAACATCAGCGGTGGCCAGCGGCCGGCGGTACGCGTCCGGGCCGATATCCGCAAACTCGCGGCCTACGGCCTCAACATCGACGACCTGCGCACGACCCTCGGCAACGCCAATTCCAATTCGCCGAAGGGAAATTTCGATGGGCCGATGCGCGCCTACACCATCAATGCCAATGATCAGATCCGGAATGCCGCCGACTACAAGTCGCTCGTCATCGCCTACAAGAACGGCTCGCCGGTCCGATTAAGCGATATCGGCGACGTCGTCGACGGCCCCCAGAACGACAAGCTCGGCGCCTGGATGAACAAGACGCCCGCCATTATCCTGAACATTCAGCGACAGCCCGGCGCCAACGTCATTTCCGTGGTCGACGGGATCAAGGCGCTGTTGCCACAACTGCAGGCCACTCTGCCTGCCGCGGTCGATGTTACCGTTCTCACCGACAGAACGACCACCATCCGCGCCTCTGTGCAGGACGTGGAATACGAACTGGTGCTCGCCGTCATCCTGGTGGTGCTGGTGATCTTCGCGTTCCTGCGCAGCGCGCGCGCAACCCTGATCCCGAGCCTATCGGTCCCGCTGTCGCTGGTCGGGACGCTCGGCTGCATGTACCTGTTCGGATTCACCCTGAACAATCTGTCCCTGATGGCTCTCACAATCGCCACCGGTTTCGTGGTCGATGACGCCATCGTGGTGATCGAGAACATCTCCCGCTACGTCGAGGACGGCGTCCCGCCGCTGCAGGCCGCGCTTCGCGGCTCCGAGCAGATCGGCTTCACCATCATCTCGCTCACGGTATCCCTGATAGCGGTACTGATTCCGCTGTTGTTCATGGGTGACGTGGTCGGCCGGCTGTTCCGGGAGTTCGCCGTCACCCTGTCGGTCACGATTCTCATTTCCGCGGTGGTCTCGCTCACGCTTGTGCCGATGGCCTGCGCCAAATTGTTGAAGCACGCAGGCGAGGCCCACGAGAATGCGTTCCAGCGCTATAGCCGTCGGGCGTTTGGCGGCATCATCGCGACCTACGGCCGCGTGCTCAACTGGATGCTCGACCGCCAGACCTTCGTCCTGTTGGTGGCATTGGCGACATTCGCACTGACGGGTCTGCTGTATGTCGTCATTGCCAAGGGATTCTTTCCGCTGCAGGACACTGGAGTCATTCAGGCGATTTCTGAGGCTCCGCAGTCGGTGTCCTATGCCACCATGGCGGAGCGGCAGCAGCAGCTCGCTGGCGTGATCCTCCAGGATCCGGATGTTGAGAGCTTGTCCTCGTTTATCGGCGTCGACGGCACAAACACCACCGCCAACAACGGCCGAATTCTGATCAATCTGAAACCGCGCGATCAGCGTAAGTCCGATATCACGACCGTCATGCAGCGCTTGAAGAGCAGCACCGGATCGCTGGGTGGCATCACGCTTTATATGCAGCCGGTTCAGGATTTGACCATCGAGGGAACGGTCAGCCGTACGCAGTATCAGTTCATTCTTCAGGATGCTGATTCGGCGCAGCTCGCCCAATGGACGCCGAAGTTAGTCGAAAGGCTGCGCCAACTCCCGGAACTGGCGGACGTCACCAGCGATGCCTCCGAGCATGGCCTGTCCGTCTTCGTCGACGTCGACCGCGATCAGGCGGCGCGGTTTGGCATTACGCCGGCGACGATCGACAACGCACTTTACGATTCATACGGCCAGCGCATCGTCTCCACGATCTTCACCAACTCCAATCAGTATCGCGTTATCCTCGAGGCGGATCCCTCCCAGCAGAGATCGCTGCAGTCGCTATCGGCAATTTATCTTCCATCCTCCGTCGGCACTGCGCTAGTGCCGCTGTCCGTCGTCGCCACGATGCGCGAGGAAACAGCGCCGCTGCAGGTGTCGCATCTCGGACAGTTTCCGGCATCCACCATATCCTTCAACCTGGCGCCGGGCGCCTCGCTCGGTGAGGCCATGACCGCGATCAAGCAGGCGCAAGCGGACATCGGTCTGCCGCAGAGCGTGATCAGCAGCTTCCAGGGTGCAGCGCAGGCGTTCCAGGCGTCTTTATCCAATCAACTTTTGCTGATCCTCGCCGCAATTGTCACCGTGTACATCGTGCTGGGTGTGCTCTATGAGAGCTTCATCCACCCCTTGACCATTCTGTCAACATTACCGTCGGCCGGCATAGGCGCGCTACTGGCGCTGATGGCCGCGGGCGACGATCTGACGATCGTCGCGATCATCGGCGTCATCCTGCTGATCGGCATCGTGAAGAAGAATGCCATCATGATGATCGACTTTGCGCTCAATGCCGAGCGCAACGAGGGCAAATCTCCGCGAGAAGCGATCCATCAGGCGTGCCTGCTGCGGTTCCGTCCGATCCTCATGACTACACTGGCTGCGGTGCTCGGCGCGTTGCCGCTGATACTGGGGCCAGGCGCAGGCTCCGAACTGCGGCATCCGCTCGGCATCACCATTGTCGGTGGTCTGCTGGTCAGCCAGTTGCTGACGCTGTTCACGACGCCGGTAATCTATCTCTGGTTCGACCGGCTCGCAGCGCGCTTTTCCGCGCCGTCGGCCGAGATGGGCCGGGCGGGCGAGGGGAACTGA
- a CDS encoding efflux RND transporter periplasmic adaptor subunit: protein MKHLKEAEFPGAPQTMAQKLRKRATSLTVLVALLLIGALVWWTRQGGEPEPASNRRTAGAMSIVPEVVGRSDIAINLNALGAVTSLATVTVKAQSSGYLMKIDFKEGQEVKKGDLLAEIDPRPYEAALAQATGNLTRDEALLNGAQVDLTRYRGLAAQNAIPHQTLDTQVALVAQDQGTVEADRAAVKAAEVNLQYCQILSPLDGRVGLRQVDQGNYVTPGDPNGLVVITQLQPISVLFTLPEDNLQAISKRLEAGATLPATAYDRSGANSLADGILQTFDSQIDPTTGTIKLRAQFPNDTRNLYPNQFVNIRLLVDTHKDVVVVPTAGVLRGVPGPYVYLINADNTVSVRKVSLGVTDGDHIEVLSGLAPGDRIVVDGADKLRDGARINVRTEADVSKSPDHDGSDGKKRSESGKKQ from the coding sequence TTGAAGCATCTCAAGGAGGCAGAGTTTCCCGGAGCGCCACAGACCATGGCGCAAAAATTACGCAAACGCGCGACGTCGCTCACCGTTCTGGTGGCGCTGCTGCTGATCGGAGCGCTGGTCTGGTGGACCCGGCAAGGTGGTGAGCCGGAGCCGGCGAGCAATAGGCGCACGGCCGGGGCGATGTCGATCGTCCCCGAAGTTGTCGGCAGGAGCGACATCGCCATCAATCTCAACGCGCTTGGCGCGGTCACCTCGCTTGCGACGGTCACCGTCAAAGCTCAGAGCAGTGGCTATTTGATGAAGATCGATTTCAAGGAAGGGCAGGAAGTCAAGAAAGGCGATCTGCTCGCGGAAATCGATCCGCGGCCCTACGAGGCCGCCCTCGCACAGGCAACCGGAAATCTGACGCGCGACGAAGCACTGCTGAATGGTGCGCAGGTCGATCTTACCCGCTATCGAGGTTTGGCGGCGCAGAACGCCATTCCGCACCAAACGCTGGACACCCAGGTGGCCTTGGTAGCGCAGGACCAAGGTACGGTGGAAGCCGACCGCGCCGCGGTCAAGGCCGCCGAAGTGAATCTGCAATATTGCCAGATCCTGTCGCCGCTCGATGGCCGAGTTGGACTGCGCCAGGTGGATCAGGGCAACTATGTCACGCCGGGCGATCCTAACGGCCTCGTTGTCATCACTCAGCTGCAGCCTATCAGCGTGCTGTTCACGTTGCCCGAGGACAATCTGCAGGCGATTTCCAAGCGGCTGGAGGCCGGCGCGACGCTGCCCGCGACCGCCTATGATCGCAGCGGCGCCAACAGTCTCGCCGATGGCATCCTGCAAACCTTTGATAGCCAGATCGATCCCACCACTGGGACGATCAAGCTGCGGGCGCAATTCCCTAACGATACCAGAAACCTGTATCCGAACCAGTTCGTGAACATCCGACTGCTGGTCGACACTCACAAGGACGTTGTTGTAGTGCCGACCGCAGGCGTTCTGCGCGGTGTTCCCGGACCTTACGTTTATCTCATCAATGCGGACAACACCGTGTCGGTCCGCAAGGTCAGTCTTGGGGTGACGGACGGTGACCATATCGAGGTCCTATCTGGACTGGCACCGGGCGACCGAATCGTGGTCGACGGTGCCGACAAGCTGCGCGACGGCGCCAGAATCAACGTGCGAACGGAAGCCGATGTCAGCAAGTCGCCCGACCACGACGGGTCCGACGGCAAGAAGCGCTCGGAAAGCGGAAAAAAGCAATGA